The following are encoded together in the Triticum dicoccoides isolate Atlit2015 ecotype Zavitan chromosome 6B, WEW_v2.0, whole genome shotgun sequence genome:
- the LOC119324821 gene encoding putative FBD-associated F-box protein At5g56700 gives MDSPSSPAAATPPATGDDCFTMKKWQFKLRKPSPAIRPARRWRVVQSTEPQRCMRDRDAAIMSAAHRLHAHEPLRDTASRCTGSLNKTMCTQDVEQTVQSCDWISILPDDILVKILSLLTVSDAAMTDCLSTRWRHLWKNVDCLILDLYSLRMPESEICYYHQKPCLRKAQVKKFVRKTNGFLRNHHGNRIKEFTVRFPLTSVNASDLDHWIGFAASASTEKLCLDLYDMNRSSCLDISPNEPYNFILSPFSDGRGCRLSELTLSNCTVRTTPANLSGFACLHFLELSRVEIADATVSNIISNCCALKSLILAFCDQLIHLTVTCSQLLNLDVDFCDGLISVCIHADNLEAFMYKGHKINIEYKYAPFLDTLRVHFIKKNQCPLDFISALPKLPKLETLILQFSGPVQVSRALRHTFRFANLKMIVFFLVKSWKECICSLAYLLKAAPSLEYFRVHGFSKLKEQPSELNMTWPEDLTFARLHIIVVKGFSGEPELMELLYFLLRRAPALKSLQLETRAYEPFLFRKEKHKSEDEERCRYATEMASTHLAPKVPSTVAFSIT, from the exons ATGGACtccccctcgtcgccggcggcaGCGACGCCACCGGCCACCGGAG ATGATTGTTTCACAATGAAAAAGTGGCAATTTAAACTGCGGAAACCTTCCCCGGCCATTCGTCCAGCGCGACGATGGCGTGTCGTTCAATCCACCGAGCCGCAACGGTGCATGCGTGATCGTGATGCTGCGATCATGTCAGCAGCGCATCGGTTGCATGCACATGAACCGCTGCGTGATACTGCGTCGCGCTGTACTGGATCCCTAAACAAGACGATGTGCACGCAAGACGTTGAGCAGACTGTCCAG AGCTGTGATTGGATCAGTATATTGCCAGATGACATTTTAGTCAAAATTCTTTCCTTACTGACAGTAAGCGATGCTGCAATGACTGACTGTCTTTCCACTAGATGGAGACACCTCTGGAAAAACGTTGACTGTCTCATCCTTGACCTCTATAGTCTCAGGATGCCAGAGTCAGAAATCTGTTATTACCATCAAAAACCATGTCTGCGGAAAGCTCAAGTAAAAAAGTTTGTTCGCAAAACGAATGGCTTTTTGCGCAATCATCATGGCAATAGAATCAAGGAATTCACTGTCAGATTCCCATTAACCTCAGTCAATGCTTCTGATCTGGACCACTGGATTGGGTTTGCAGCTTCAGCCTCTACGGAAAAGCTCTGCCTTGACCTTTATGACATGAATCGCTCAAGTTGCCTTGACATTTCCCCTAATGAGCCGTATAACTTCATATTATCACCATTTTCTGATGGGAGAGGTTGCCGGTTGAGCGAGTTGACTCTATCCAACTGCACTGTACGAACAACACCTGCAAATCTCAGTGGCTTTGCTTGTCTCCATTTCCTTGAACTCAGTCGTGTGGAAATAGCTGATGCAACTGTTTCGAATATTATTTCCAACTGTTGTGCTCTCAAAAGCTTGATTCTAGCGTTCTGCGATCAATTGATTCATTTGACGGTTACTTGTTCACAATTGCTGAATTTGGATGTTGATTTCTGCGAtggcttaattagtgtttgtattcATGCTGACAATCTCGAGGCGTTCATGTACAAGGGACACAAGATAAATATTGAGTACAAATATGCACCATTTCTTGATACACTCCGTGTTCATTTCATAAAGAAGAATCAATGTCCTCTAGACTTCATAAGTGCGCTTCCTAAGCTTCCAAAGCTGGAAACGTTGATCTTGCAATTTTCTGGGCCTGTACAA GTATCCCGTGCGCTGCGGCACACTTTCAGGTTTGCTAATTTGAAGATGATCGTCTTCTTTCTGGTGAAATCTTGGAAAGAGTGCATTTGCTCGCTTGCGTATCTCCTTAAAGCAGCTCCGTCACTCGAATACTTCCGGGTGCAT GGGTTTTCCAAGCTGAAGGAACAACCTAGTGAGCTCAACATGACGTGGCCTGAGGATCTGACTTTCGCGAGGCTCCACATTATCGTGGTCAAAGGGTTTAGCGGGGAGCCGGAACTGATGGAGCTGCTCTACTTTCTGCTGAGAAGGGCGCCCGCACTGAAGAGCTTGCAACTCGAGACGCGTGCATATGAGCCATTTTTATTCAGGAAGGAGAAGCACAAGTCGGAAGACGAAGAAAGGTGCCGTTACGCTACGGAGATGGCCTCGACCCACCTGGCTCCTAAGGTTCCCTCCACCGTGGCGTTCAGCATCACCTGA